The proteins below are encoded in one region of Nitrospirota bacterium:
- the add gene encoding adenosine deaminase, with product MNSKIQYPISEIEKVELHQHVDGSIPVKLTWDLMKKHGLNPVDTLEEMEKLLTLQEDEEGTLLRYLDKFHYPQWVTQFYENITLVVEAIIEKAYQNRVRLIELRYSPIIHTFAGLTIRQAISSVLTGINRAKDKYDVEAGLIIIAMRHQGPHIAKILARQAIAEAQHLHDRTGVIGFDIAGAERGNPPKLFGESFKIAKMGGLGLTAHAGEDEGPEFIWQSIDDLGVTRIGHGCSAVKDKELLKRLASEKILVECCWTSNYQTGAVKAGKEHPIFTFLEYGIPVAICTDNTTVSGTCQNRENEKLSQRLSIDELTRIHEEAKTFSFIKNQKNCTRAV from the coding sequence ATGAATTCTAAAATTCAATATCCGATTTCAGAAATTGAAAAAGTGGAACTTCATCAGCATGTCGATGGTTCGATTCCAGTGAAACTCACATGGGATTTGATGAAAAAACATGGTCTCAATCCCGTTGATACCCTTGAGGAGATGGAAAAGCTTTTGACTCTTCAGGAAGACGAAGAGGGGACTCTTTTACGTTATCTGGATAAATTTCATTATCCACAATGGGTTACCCAATTTTATGAAAATATTACCCTGGTGGTCGAGGCGATCATTGAAAAAGCATACCAGAACAGGGTCAGGCTGATTGAGTTGCGATATTCGCCCATCATCCACACTTTTGCCGGTTTGACGATTCGCCAGGCGATCAGTTCTGTTTTAACCGGCATTAACCGCGCAAAAGATAAATATGATGTGGAAGCGGGTCTCATTATTATCGCCATGAGGCATCAAGGGCCTCACATCGCTAAAATTCTCGCCCGTCAGGCTATTGCAGAGGCCCAGCATCTTCATGACCGCACGGGGGTTATCGGTTTCGATATTGCCGGAGCGGAACGGGGAAACCCTCCGAAACTGTTTGGAGAATCTTTTAAAATTGCAAAGATGGGTGGACTGGGATTAACGGCCCACGCGGGGGAGGACGAAGGCCCGGAATTTATCTGGCAATCCATTGACGACTTGGGAGTAACCCGTATTGGTCATGGCTGTTCGGCGGTTAAGGATAAAGAGTTGCTCAAAAGACTTGCGTCTGAAAAAATTCTGGTGGAGTGTTGCTGGACATCCAATTACCAGACCGGCGCCGTTAAAGCCGGAAAGGAACACCCGATTTTCACTTTTCTGGAATATGGAATTCCGGTTGCTATTTGCACCGATAACACAACGGTTTCTGGAACGTGTCAGAACCGGGAAAATGAAAAATTAAGCCAGAGATTGTCCATCGACGAGCTTACCCGGATTCATGAGGAAGCCAAAACCTT